The window AAGGTCTTCATTGAACATatccataccacctcaaacgactctctctaagtttatcTTGTATAGGAACTACTCCCAACTTAGCCCTAGTATGGTCATTTTTTATTCTACCCTTTCTAGTTTTCTCACACATCTTCATCTCTGTAATACCCAGTTCATGTAAATGGTACTTCTTCACAGCTCAACATTCCACCCCACACATCATAGTTGGTCTAATAATAGTCctataaaaattttctttaagctttaaaaggATACGCCAATCATACAGAACTCCAGTCGCACTTCTCCACTTAAGCtaccctattttaatcctttgggAAACATTGTCATCTATGTCGCCCTCGATGTTTTCAATTGATCCCAGATACCTAAAGGGATCACTTTGCGGGATTTCCCTCATCGATATTCGTCATCTTATTATTCGTCCCAGagttgctaaagttacacaccatatattcggtcttagttctacttatcttcaaaCATTTTGATTCCAATGTTGTTCTCTATAGTTCCACTttggtgttaatccctgcttttgtctcatctaccaaaacaatattGCCGGCAAAgatcatacaccatgggacctcatcttgtatgtctctggttaagtcatccatgataagtgccaacaaatatgggcttaaggctgatccttagTGTAACCAGATTGAGATTGGGAATTCACTGCCTTGCCCCCGTTGTTCTAACGCTGGTTACCACATCAACaaacatatctttaattatgtcaaCATATTTACAAAacacctttctcttctctaaaATACTCTAGATTTGCTCTCTTGAGACTTTGTCGTAGGTTTTTTCTatataaaaatcttttttttccttctctatatctttccatgagtctccgcAATTAGTAACTTGCCTCCATTGAGGATTTTCTTGGTATAAATCCGAATTGGTTTGTCGAAATAGTAATCTCCTTTCTCAAGTGagtttcaataaccttctcccataacttcatcaCATGACTCATTAACATTATacctctatagttattacaatTCTGAAtatctcttttgtttttataaattggGACCATAAagtttctcctccattcatccgGCATTTTCCTAGtggtcataatcttgttaaCAACTTGGTTAATCAAGACAAACCATAAAGTCCTACGTTCTTCTACACCTCAATTGGGATCTCGTTCGGGCCTGGAGCTTtgcttactttcatctttctcatcGTTTCTTTTATCTCTGACATCATATCCTAATTTTACGTACATATATCTACGTGAAGAGCTATCCTTAAGAATGACGTTTTCTGTAGCCCTAACACTTGTGAATCGTTATCGTCTCCTGTTATAGCACGGTACTGTAACGTATTGTGCGGCGCTGCACATgccatgtggcacagcaggccccacatggtgcataTGGCCTGTGCAGTTGCCGTACGATGCGTTACAGCATCGTgttgtaacaggagaggataaaaattgaaCAGTCGTGTAGTCTTCATTACGGTTTCCTTAGAAGTACTATTTCCATTTCTCTTCAATGTCCTCATCCTTTATAAGTACTTTGCTATCCTCACTTTCAATACATCGAGCATGGTCTAAATCACTCATCATCAAAGTTACCCCTAAAAATTAACTATATTttgttcattatttattttataattttattactCAGCCATCTCTACATCTTTATTTTAGTTATACTAAGTTTATTTTGTGTTGTTTCTTCATTACCCAACATGCAATTCTATACACTATTGCTGATCAAATAATTGTGTTATAaatttttcctttgattttaAAAGAATACGACACGATCATACAATACTTAAGATGTACCTCACCATTTCATCTATTctattctaattcttttttCAACGTTATCTTCTATTTCatgttctttatttatgattgaacttaACTACTTAAAATTTTCACATTGATAGAAATTATTTATTTCAAtattccaaaaatacccctccGTTTTCAGGAGGGAACAGGCCACCAAGGAGAAAGGGTCATCGGGATGAAGCTGAAGATGGTAAAGCTGTGACCTGTGGGCCCCTAACATGACAGTTGTTGTCTTTAAATCTACCTGTCATCCAATAACGCGGAAATCAATGGCATCTTTGGCATGGCGCTTCTCCCACCCAGTCCCCAGTGTCCCAATGtccaaacaataaaacaaacaaatgccCATTTcacattcattcattcatttaaTTAAGTTTTAAAAACTTAATTTCTAGGGGAAAAAACGACACTTTTTCTCTTCCCAAACACCAatttcactttctctctctcctctgctCTGAGTGTGTCTGTCTATATATAAGGAAATGGGGAAGAACACTTTTCTACTCAGCCAACAAACTAACATGCGCCGGGGCTGTGTACATAGTCGGTGGCCGGCGCCACCGGTATCGTCGGCGCTTCTTCTCCCCTTCGCCGCcgcttctctcctcttccttatCCTCTTCATTAATGCCAGTCCGGTCGCCGGGTGGCGTCCATGGCCAAATCAACAAGCAAACACCTTAGCCAACACCACGGCTGACCTTGTTGAGTTCGGTGGCTCCAAGAAGTACGAAGGCTCCTCCGAGTTCGTTCACCTCAGGTACCACATGGGTCCTGTCCTTACCAACACCATCACCGTCCACACTATCTGGTATGGCCGATGGCGTAAATCCCAAAAACGCATCATCCGTGGCTTCCTCAACTCCATCTCCGCCGCCCATTCCAAGCACCCTTCCGTAGCCGGGTGGTGGAAAACGGTCCAACTCTACACCGACCAGACCGGAGCCAACATCAGCCACCATGTCCGCCTCGGAGAAGAGAAGAACGACCGTTTCTACTCCCACGGCAAGGTTTTCACTCGTCTTTCCCTCCAATCTATCATCAAAAGCGCCATCACCGCCAGAACCAGACCCTTACCAATCAACCCAAAGAGCGGTCTCTACCTGCTCTTCACATCCGACGATGTTCAGGTACAAGAGTTCTGCGGCCAGATTTGTGGTTTCCATTACTTCACTTTCCCTTCAATCGTTGGCTACACGTTGCCTTTCGCCTGGGTGGGCAACTCGGCCACCCAATGCCCAGGTGTGTGCGCGTACCCATTTGCGGTGCCGTCGTACATTCCGGGGTTGAAGCCGGTGAGATCACCAAATAGTGATGTGGGTGTGGACGGGATGATAAGTGTGATAGCCCATGAGATAGCGGAACTATCGACGAACCCTTTGGTGAACGCTTGGTATGCAGGGCAAGACCCAACTTTTCCGACGGAGATCGCCGATCTTTGTGAGGGGATTTACGGTACTGGAGGTGGAGGATCT is drawn from Telopea speciosissima isolate NSW1024214 ecotype Mountain lineage chromosome 1, Tspe_v1, whole genome shotgun sequence and contains these coding sequences:
- the LOC122648004 gene encoding protein EXORDIUM-like 3 codes for the protein MRRGCVHSRWPAPPVSSALLLPFAAASLLFLILFINASPVAGWRPWPNQQANTLANTTADLVEFGGSKKYEGSSEFVHLRYHMGPVLTNTITVHTIWYGRWRKSQKRIIRGFLNSISAAHSKHPSVAGWWKTVQLYTDQTGANISHHVRLGEEKNDRFYSHGKVFTRLSLQSIIKSAITARTRPLPINPKSGLYLLFTSDDVQVQEFCGQICGFHYFTFPSIVGYTLPFAWVGNSATQCPGVCAYPFAVPSYIPGLKPVRSPNSDVGVDGMISVIAHEIAELSTNPLVNAWYAGQDPTFPTEIADLCEGIYGTGGGGSYTGQMLEGEDGATYNMNGVRRRFLVQWVWNPVLNYCSGPNALDQ